In the genome of Deinococcus yavapaiensis KR-236, one region contains:
- a CDS encoding DUF4032 domain-containing protein, with the protein MDSKEQAKHELDRAKFLGAVEGVLHLLRGEPNELVPFDWMKHLAPHGEHYRGLQTIPVDDVIGSVDRYKDFTRHFLPREEHLDERWTGVRGAQLAGKELPPISVYKVGELYFVKDGNHRVSVARRQGQKYIDADIIELDVRVAPDKNDTLRDLIIKGELARFLDVTRLPELVPNFQPILFTTPGRYDILLDHIRTRQYFLGLKFGHEVSWEEAVESWHRRLYARVVEEIREHDVMRRFPDRTEADLYLWIMDHRYYLKQRLGYDVGSEQATVDFSKHFAPPLWKRVTRRLGLARSI; encoded by the coding sequence ATGGACAGCAAAGAACAAGCCAAACACGAACTGGACCGCGCGAAGTTTCTCGGGGCGGTCGAGGGTGTGCTGCACTTGCTGCGCGGCGAGCCGAACGAACTCGTCCCCTTCGATTGGATGAAGCACCTCGCGCCTCACGGCGAGCATTACCGAGGGCTTCAAACCATTCCCGTCGACGACGTCATCGGCTCGGTCGACCGCTACAAGGATTTCACCCGCCACTTCCTGCCGCGAGAAGAGCACCTCGACGAACGCTGGACGGGCGTGCGCGGCGCGCAACTCGCCGGTAAGGAACTGCCGCCCATCTCCGTTTACAAAGTCGGCGAGTTGTACTTCGTCAAGGACGGCAACCACCGCGTGTCCGTCGCGCGCCGACAAGGCCAGAAGTACATCGACGCGGACATCATCGAGCTCGACGTGCGCGTCGCGCCCGACAAGAACGACACGTTGCGCGACCTCATCATCAAAGGCGAACTCGCGCGCTTCCTGGACGTGACGCGCCTGCCCGAACTCGTGCCGAACTTCCAGCCGATTCTGTTCACGACGCCCGGCCGGTACGACATCCTGCTCGACCACATTCGCACGCGGCAGTACTTTCTGGGATTGAAGTTCGGACACGAGGTGTCGTGGGAGGAAGCGGTCGAAAGTTGGCACCGCCGTCTGTACGCGCGCGTCGTGGAGGAAATTCGCGAGCACGACGTCATGCGCCGCTTCCCCGACCGCACGGAAGCCGACCTCTACTTGTGGATCATGGACCATCGCTACTACCTCAAGCAACGCCTCGGGTACGACGTCGGCAGCGAGCAGGCGACCGTGGACTTCTCGAAGCACTTCGCGCCGCCTCTATGGAAACGCGTCACACGTCGCTTGGGCCTCGCGCGGTCGATCTGA
- the mnmA gene encoding tRNA 2-thiouridine(34) synthase MnmA, with protein sequence MAKGRVLCAMSGGVDSSVSAALLKEQGYEVIGAMMRFWPDDKRTDTFETCCSPDAAYEARRVADQVGVPFYLLDYREEFKRSIMDPFISEYAAGRTPNPCVNCNTKVKFDALVKRAKQLGCAYVATGHYVKRVDREDGTVEFHRGDDPRKDQTYFLWGTPRDALPFILFPVGEMEKPRVRELAAEHGLLTAKKPESQNICFVPGTVKEFVAEFVPRRAGFIVDVKTGEVVGEHLGTQFYTLGQKKGLGLYKSHEVRFVVHLDPESNTVWVGNFEDCQWHGLKASAANYLVDLADLPGEVDVQVRYRATPVKARIVRADETSFELAFAEPQFAVAPGQSVVLYDGPRLLGGGLIEDHARDLPFVKVPKKREALAAR encoded by the coding sequence ATGGCGAAGGGACGCGTGTTGTGTGCGATGTCGGGCGGAGTGGATTCCAGCGTGTCGGCGGCGCTGCTCAAAGAACAGGGCTACGAGGTCATCGGCGCGATGATGCGCTTTTGGCCCGACGACAAGCGGACGGACACCTTCGAGACCTGCTGCTCGCCCGACGCCGCTTACGAGGCGCGCCGCGTGGCCGATCAAGTGGGCGTTCCGTTCTACCTGCTCGATTACCGCGAGGAGTTCAAGCGCAGCATCATGGACCCCTTCATCTCCGAGTACGCGGCGGGACGCACGCCCAACCCCTGCGTGAACTGCAACACGAAGGTGAAGTTCGACGCGCTCGTGAAGCGCGCCAAGCAACTCGGCTGCGCGTACGTCGCCACGGGTCACTACGTCAAGCGCGTGGACCGCGAGGACGGCACGGTGGAATTCCACCGCGGAGACGATCCGCGCAAAGACCAAACCTACTTCTTGTGGGGCACGCCGCGCGACGCCTTGCCGTTCATCCTCTTCCCGGTCGGCGAGATGGAGAAGCCGCGCGTGCGCGAGCTCGCCGCGGAGCACGGTCTGCTCACCGCCAAGAAGCCCGAGTCTCAAAACATCTGCTTCGTGCCGGGCACCGTGAAGGAGTTCGTGGCGGAATTCGTGCCTCGGCGCGCCGGGTTCATCGTGGACGTCAAGACGGGCGAAGTCGTCGGAGAGCACCTCGGAACGCAGTTCTACACGCTGGGGCAGAAGAAGGGCCTGGGGCTGTACAAGTCGCACGAAGTGCGTTTCGTCGTGCACCTCGATCCCGAGTCGAATACCGTGTGGGTCGGGAACTTCGAGGACTGCCAATGGCACGGCCTCAAGGCGAGCGCCGCCAATTACCTCGTGGACCTCGCCGATCTGCCCGGGGAAGTCGACGTGCAAGTGCGCTACCGCGCCACGCCTGTGAAAGCGCGAATCGTACGCGCCGACGAGACGAGCTTCGAACTCGCCTTCGCCGAACCGCAGTTCGCCGTGGCGCCCGGTCAGAGCGTCGTCTTGTATGACGGCCCGCGCCTTCTCGGCGGCGGGCTCATCGAGGACCACGCGCGCGACTTGCCGTTCGTGAAGGTGCCGAAAAAGCGCGAAGCCTTGGCGGCGCGCTGA
- a CDS encoding carbonic anhydrase, with protein MSYSGPTFTSEASEHAADLALRRLLAGNHRYVSGNRAHPHQSERWRHDVAGGQSPFAVVLACADSRVAPELLFDQGLGDLFVLRVAGNILDDLLLGSVEFAVRQFDVPLVLVLGHDRCGAVSATLDAVTTGTVPTDHVRAIVAALEPAVQEAMRLGGDVVDHAVRANVRHVVRQLETAEPLLVERVREGRLAIVGGRYDMESGTVEVI; from the coding sequence ATGTCATACTCCGGCCCCACCTTCACCTCCGAGGCGTCCGAACACGCCGCCGATCTCGCCTTGAGGCGCTTGCTCGCCGGAAACCATCGTTACGTGAGCGGAAACAGAGCCCACCCGCACCAAAGCGAACGATGGCGCCACGACGTCGCGGGCGGGCAAAGTCCCTTCGCGGTCGTCCTCGCTTGCGCCGATTCACGCGTCGCTCCCGAACTCCTGTTCGATCAAGGGCTTGGCGACCTCTTCGTGCTGCGCGTCGCCGGGAACATCCTCGACGACCTCCTGCTCGGAAGCGTCGAGTTCGCCGTGCGCCAATTCGACGTGCCCCTCGTGCTGGTCCTCGGCCACGATCGCTGCGGCGCCGTGAGCGCCACCTTGGACGCCGTCACGACCGGCACAGTCCCCACGGATCACGTCCGCGCGATCGTCGCGGCCCTCGAGCCCGCCGTGCAAGAAGCGATGCGGCTCGGCGGTGACGTCGTCGATCATGCCGTGCGCGCCAACGTTCGGCACGTCGTTCGTCAACTCGAAACCGCCGAACCCCTCCTCGTCGAGCGCGTGCGAGAAGGTCGCCTCGCCATCGTCGGCGGACGCTACGACATGGAAAGCGGCACGGTCGAGGTGATTTGA
- a CDS encoding 3-oxoacid CoA-transferase subunit B, which yields MSSLSARDIIAARAAQELRAGDIVNLGIGIPALVPKYLEGRQVFLHSENGVLGFGDTPSEADVNPNLVNAGKQLVSTLPGAAYFDSSLSFAMIRGGHVDVAVIGALQVSAGADIANWAVPGKAVLGVGGAMDLCAGARRLVVTMTHTEKDGTPKIVDDLSLPATAFGVVDTLVTELAVFKFQGGKLTLVELQPGATLDDVRAKTSASFDVGLAQAVA from the coding sequence ATGTCTTCGCTTTCCGCCCGTGACATCATCGCCGCACGCGCCGCGCAAGAACTGCGCGCGGGCGACATCGTCAACCTCGGCATCGGCATTCCGGCGCTCGTGCCGAAGTACCTGGAGGGCCGTCAAGTCTTTCTGCATTCCGAGAACGGCGTGTTGGGGTTCGGTGACACGCCGAGCGAGGCGGACGTCAATCCCAACCTCGTCAACGCGGGCAAGCAACTCGTGTCGACCTTGCCGGGCGCGGCGTACTTCGATTCGAGCTTGTCTTTCGCGATGATTCGCGGCGGGCACGTGGACGTCGCCGTGATCGGGGCGTTGCAGGTGAGCGCGGGCGCTGACATCGCCAACTGGGCCGTGCCGGGCAAGGCCGTCCTCGGGGTGGGCGGAGCGATGGATTTGTGTGCGGGCGCGCGCCGCCTCGTCGTGACGATGACGCACACCGAGAAGGACGGCACGCCCAAAATCGTGGACGACCTGAGCTTGCCCGCGACGGCGTTCGGCGTCGTGGACACCCTCGTGACGGAACTTGCGGTGTTCAAGTTCCAAGGTGGCAAGCTCACGCTCGTGGAGTTGCAGCCGGGCGCGACGTTGGACGACGTTCGAGCGAAGACGAGCGCTTCGTTCGACGTGGGCTTGGCGCAAGCGGTGGCTTGA
- a CDS encoding DUF58 domain-containing protein, whose translation MNDPFAVKPTRFGLSFLGLVAAMLIGCINYGLSLGYFLTFLLTGLWAACGVAALRALPGLHVDVADPPAVFAGEEARVPIVLNGGGRERPDVDVALRGARIRVDVPARGDVRADVLVKVERRGRANLGRVEVRGGDPIGFFEARVRHDEDVTVLVYPAPERGAPPLPRGAGSGEGGGTRVAGNEDFHSLRPYVPGDAPTRVSWRHAARSQGPLVVRTFDANGGGAALLDFTALRSLGAEARLSRLCAWLLRAERENVVFELRLPGVAVVRGQGAAITRRGLVALATFEERADA comes from the coding sequence GTGAACGATCCGTTTGCCGTCAAACCCACCCGCTTCGGCTTGTCCTTCTTGGGGCTCGTCGCGGCGATGCTCATCGGGTGCATCAACTACGGTCTGAGCCTCGGGTACTTCCTGACCTTCTTGCTGACCGGCTTGTGGGCGGCGTGCGGCGTGGCGGCTTTGCGCGCCCTGCCGGGTTTGCACGTCGACGTGGCCGATCCGCCCGCCGTCTTCGCGGGCGAGGAGGCGCGCGTGCCGATCGTGCTGAACGGCGGGGGACGCGAGCGGCCTGACGTGGACGTCGCCTTGCGAGGCGCGCGGATTCGCGTGGACGTACCCGCGCGAGGCGACGTCCGCGCGGACGTTCTCGTGAAGGTGGAGCGGCGAGGACGGGCCAACCTCGGGCGAGTGGAGGTACGCGGCGGCGATCCCATCGGCTTTTTCGAGGCGCGCGTGCGGCACGACGAGGACGTGACGGTCTTGGTCTATCCGGCGCCCGAGCGCGGCGCGCCGCCCTTGCCGCGAGGAGCGGGCAGCGGTGAGGGCGGGGGCACGCGCGTGGCTGGCAACGAGGACTTTCACTCGCTGCGGCCCTACGTGCCCGGCGACGCACCGACGCGCGTGTCGTGGCGGCACGCGGCGCGGTCGCAGGGTCCACTCGTCGTGCGCACCTTCGACGCGAACGGAGGCGGCGCCGCCCTGCTCGATTTCACGGCTCTGAGAAGCCTGGGCGCCGAGGCGCGCCTGTCGCGCTTGTGCGCGTGGCTTTTGCGAGCGGAGCGCGAGAACGTCGTGTTCGAGCTTCGTTTGCCAGGAGTGGCGGTCGTGAGAGGTCAAGGCGCGGCGATCACGCGGCGCGGCCTCGTCGCCCTCGCCACGTTCGAGGAGCGGGCGGACGCGTGA
- a CDS encoding AAA family ATPase: MTASTSTLARQVLVQLGEVILGKERQLKLALACVLAKGHLLIEDVPGVGKTTLAAALAATLGLRFSRVQFTSDLLPADLLGASVFERDTGTFRFHEGPVFTNVLLADEINRASPRTQSALLEAMEERQVSESGVARLLPTPFFVLATQNPSDQSGTFALPESQLDRFLMVVTLGYPDPAAERELLAGRDRREIARHLPALLSPEKLLEVQAEVDRVHVAPALLDYVQTLLRATREGSTFMAGLSPRAGLSLLSATRAWAWLSGRDHALPQDVHAVFAAVATHRLLSRTTFAPDPRAVTSLLEETPIP, translated from the coding sequence GTGACCGCTTCGACCTCCACGCTCGCTCGGCAAGTCCTCGTGCAACTCGGCGAAGTCATCCTCGGGAAGGAACGGCAGCTCAAGCTCGCCCTCGCCTGCGTCCTCGCGAAAGGACACCTCCTCATCGAGGACGTGCCGGGCGTCGGCAAGACGACCTTGGCCGCCGCGCTCGCCGCGACGCTGGGTCTGCGCTTCTCGCGGGTGCAGTTCACGTCGGATCTGCTGCCCGCCGACTTGCTGGGCGCGAGCGTGTTCGAGCGCGACACGGGCACCTTCCGCTTTCACGAAGGTCCGGTGTTCACGAACGTGCTGCTCGCCGACGAGATCAACCGCGCCTCTCCGAGAACCCAGTCGGCCTTGCTGGAGGCGATGGAGGAACGGCAGGTGAGCGAGAGCGGCGTGGCGCGCCTTCTTCCGACGCCCTTTTTTGTGCTCGCCACGCAAAACCCGTCGGATCAATCGGGCACCTTCGCCTTGCCCGAGTCTCAGCTCGACCGCTTCCTGATGGTCGTCACCCTCGGCTATCCGGACCCGGCGGCGGAACGTGAACTCCTCGCGGGCCGCGACCGCCGTGAGATCGCGAGGCACCTTCCCGCCTTGCTCTCGCCCGAGAAACTGTTGGAGGTGCAAGCGGAGGTGGACCGCGTGCACGTCGCGCCCGCGCTGCTCGACTACGTTCAGACGCTGTTGCGCGCGACGCGCGAGGGAAGCACCTTCATGGCGGGTCTTTCTCCGCGAGCGGGCCTGAGTCTCTTGAGCGCGACGCGCGCGTGGGCTTGGCTGTCGGGCCGCGACCACGCGCTTCCGCAAGACGTGCACGCCGTCTTCGCGGCCGTCGCGACCCACCGCTTGCTGTCACGCACGACGTTCGCTCCCGATCCGCGGGCCGTGACGAGCTTGCTCGAAGAAACGCCGATTCCTTGA
- the lysA gene encoding diaminopimelate decarboxylase, with translation MLSPALLQDAAERFGTPLYVYDAAEIDGALGRVRAAFGDARVFYAMKANSNFTILERLRARGVGFEAVSPGELARVRHLGCAGSEVIVNGPAKTREEYELGQAMGATFVLDRLSEVALVAPGTAVLLRVNPALDVSTHDHLATGAAKSKFGVRLEDVERGVKLAREAGLVVRGLHVHIGSAIREAADFGMAFEKLAKLDVGTIDVLDVGGGWGLDADLSGIASKARQARDALGASELWVEPGRYLVARSGALLTRVVGLKQTGRSFVIVDAGMTELMRPMLYGASHPLLALYAGGTEGVFDLAGPACESGDLLASNVTLPTPSVGDAVAVLEAGAYGAAMSSTYLSRSRPAEVMYDAGAWQVIRRRERPEDVWRAELAEAPTLA, from the coding sequence ATGCTCTCCCCCGCCCTTCTTCAAGACGCCGCCGAACGCTTCGGCACGCCCCTGTACGTTTACGACGCCGCCGAGATCGACGGCGCCCTCGGCCGCGTTCGCGCGGCGTTCGGAGACGCCCGCGTGTTCTACGCGATGAAGGCGAACTCGAACTTCACGATCCTCGAACGCCTGCGCGCGCGTGGCGTCGGCTTCGAGGCCGTGTCGCCCGGCGAACTCGCCCGCGTTCGCCACCTCGGCTGCGCGGGAAGCGAGGTGATCGTCAACGGGCCCGCGAAGACACGCGAGGAGTACGAGCTCGGCCAAGCGATGGGGGCGACGTTCGTTCTCGACCGCCTCTCGGAAGTCGCGCTCGTAGCGCCCGGCACGGCGGTCTTGCTTCGCGTGAATCCCGCCCTCGACGTCTCGACGCACGATCACCTCGCGACAGGCGCGGCGAAGAGCAAGTTCGGCGTTCGGCTCGAAGACGTGGAGCGAGGCGTGAAGCTCGCCCGGGAAGCGGGCCTCGTCGTGCGCGGCTTGCATGTTCACATCGGAAGCGCCATTCGAGAAGCGGCGGACTTCGGGATGGCGTTCGAAAAGCTCGCCAAGCTCGATGTTGGAACGATCGACGTGCTGGACGTCGGAGGCGGCTGGGGGCTCGACGCGGACTTGAGCGGCATCGCCTCGAAGGCGCGGCAAGCCAGGGACGCGCTCGGAGCGTCCGAGTTGTGGGTGGAGCCGGGCCGTTACCTCGTGGCGCGCTCGGGCGCGCTGTTGACGCGCGTGGTGGGCCTCAAGCAGACGGGGCGGTCGTTCGTGATCGTAGACGCGGGCATGACCGAACTCATGCGCCCCATGCTGTACGGCGCCTCGCACCCGCTGCTCGCGTTGTACGCGGGCGGGACCGAAGGCGTGTTCGACCTCGCGGGACCCGCGTGCGAAAGCGGCGATTTGCTGGCGAGCAACGTGACGCTTCCCACGCCGAGCGTCGGCGACGCGGTGGCAGTGTTGGAGGCGGGCGCGTACGGCGCGGCGATGAGCTCCACGTACCTGTCGCGCTCGCGTCCGGCCGAGGTGATGTACGACGCAGGCGCGTGGCAGGTGATTCGCCGCCGCGAGCGTCCCGAGGACGTGTGGCGCGCGGAGCTCGCCGAAGCGCCGACGCTCGCGTGA
- a CDS encoding DinB family protein, producing the protein MTSTPDFLASYGATPSDVARQLRLALTEFEDVIRRVPSDRFFTPVRDFAPSDDYSLAWSPAQQLEHVLKANTTFSKLIYLLNSDRALPDMPKQPGETVNGRFVAPEGLRPAEGVTWDAVEATWRDLHARLDRELEKANPASTRAFWHPFFGDLNALDWGRVAVLHTRRHTKQLGVA; encoded by the coding sequence ATGACCAGCACTCCCGACTTTCTCGCGTCGTACGGAGCGACGCCGTCCGACGTCGCTCGGCAACTGCGTCTCGCCCTCACCGAATTCGAGGACGTGATTCGTCGCGTGCCGAGCGACCGCTTCTTCACGCCCGTACGCGACTTCGCGCCGTCCGACGACTACTCGCTCGCGTGGAGTCCCGCGCAGCAGCTGGAGCACGTCCTGAAGGCCAACACGACCTTCTCGAAGCTGATCTACCTCCTGAATTCCGACCGCGCCCTTCCCGACATGCCCAAGCAGCCCGGCGAGACGGTCAATGGACGCTTCGTCGCGCCCGAAGGCTTGCGTCCCGCCGAAGGCGTGACGTGGGACGCGGTGGAGGCGACGTGGCGCGATCTGCACGCCCGCCTCGACCGGGAGCTGGAGAAGGCGAATCCCGCGTCGACCCGCGCCTTCTGGCATCCGTTCTTCGGCGACTTGAACGCGCTCGATTGGGGCCGCGTGGCCGTTTTGCACACTCGGCGTCACACGAAGCAGCTCGGGGTGGCGTGA
- a CDS encoding transglutaminase TgpA family protein, producing the protein MNVLPSRPTVTLLGVLGLVFVPYFAHLPPWLSALLVGLLAWRALIAVGRAGIPPVFTLVVGAAVVAWGIASEYGTLLGRDGGTAFLLLLLALKIHETRTRRDVRVLLLLGYFALGANFFFEQGPLVTLYTLLMTVALTVVAAWWRAPDRPHPRTRGARVVKLVLSAVPLAAALFVVFPRPAQPLWTLPVSSDRAETGLANEISPGSVSSLTKSSAVAFRADFEGAIPPQNELYWRGPVFDDFDGRRWVRSRTYVTGVTGGPLWPPLVEERGNVVRYALSLEPSGTRWVLALDYPLRGPGDVRITNAFQLVVRDIITARRRFELESAPSSLVGRREYPAILHDSTVLPSGGDPRARALGASWATLPPAERVERALAFLRGGNFKYTLEPPALPRENGIDAFLFGTRQGFCEHYASAFAFLMRAAGLPARVVSGYLGGEVNPNGNYLIVRQSFAHAWTEVWLDGEGWRRVDPTGVVSPARLSGDVARSVTDPAALPPLSRGANSLLSRLSLRIDALQTAWNDLVAYDGGAQAALLASIGLAKAGGASLLLLCVAVVVLATLPMLFVVRGRVARPDPLVVAFDLLARRVGVDRSPSESAGAYAARVASVKPDVARDVRALAHEYETLRYGRGANADSVRAFVRKVRRFRARG; encoded by the coding sequence GTGAACGTCCTGCCTTCGCGGCCGACCGTCACGCTGCTCGGCGTGCTGGGCCTCGTGTTCGTGCCGTACTTCGCGCACCTTCCGCCGTGGCTGTCGGCCCTGCTGGTGGGCCTGCTGGCTTGGCGAGCTTTGATCGCCGTGGGCCGAGCGGGCATTCCGCCCGTGTTCACGCTCGTCGTCGGCGCCGCCGTCGTCGCGTGGGGCATCGCGAGCGAGTACGGCACCTTGCTGGGGCGAGACGGAGGCACGGCCTTCTTGCTGCTCTTGCTCGCCCTGAAAATTCACGAGACGCGTACCCGCCGCGACGTTCGCGTCCTCCTTTTGCTGGGGTACTTCGCGCTCGGCGCGAACTTCTTCTTCGAGCAAGGCCCTCTCGTGACGCTCTACACCCTGCTGATGACCGTCGCGTTGACGGTCGTCGCGGCGTGGTGGCGCGCGCCCGACCGTCCGCACCCCCGAACGCGTGGCGCGCGGGTCGTGAAGCTCGTCTTGAGCGCCGTGCCGCTTGCCGCCGCCTTGTTCGTGGTCTTCCCGAGGCCCGCGCAGCCGCTGTGGACCTTGCCCGTCTCGTCAGACCGGGCCGAGACGGGGCTCGCGAACGAGATTTCGCCCGGCAGCGTCTCCAGCCTCACGAAGTCCAGCGCGGTCGCCTTTCGCGCCGACTTCGAGGGCGCGATTCCGCCGCAAAACGAGCTGTACTGGCGCGGTCCCGTCTTCGACGACTTCGACGGGCGGCGTTGGGTGCGGTCGCGCACCTACGTCACGGGCGTCACGGGAGGTCCGCTGTGGCCGCCGCTCGTGGAAGAGCGCGGCAACGTCGTTCGCTACGCCCTTTCGCTCGAACCGAGCGGCACCCGTTGGGTGCTCGCCCTCGACTACCCCTTGCGAGGTCCGGGGGATGTTCGCATCACGAACGCCTTTCAGCTCGTCGTGCGCGACATCATCACGGCGCGTCGACGCTTCGAGTTGGAATCCGCGCCGAGCAGCCTCGTCGGACGCCGCGAGTACCCGGCGATCCTGCACGACTCGACGGTGCTTCCGAGCGGCGGCGATCCTCGGGCGCGCGCCCTCGGCGCGTCGTGGGCGACGCTGCCTCCCGCGGAGCGCGTGGAACGCGCCCTTGCCTTCTTGCGCGGCGGCAACTTCAAGTACACGCTCGAGCCGCCCGCCTTGCCGCGCGAAAACGGCATCGACGCTTTCCTCTTCGGCACGCGCCAGGGATTTTGCGAGCACTACGCGTCCGCGTTCGCGTTTTTGATGCGCGCGGCGGGCTTGCCCGCGCGAGTCGTGAGCGGCTACCTCGGAGGCGAGGTCAATCCCAACGGGAACTACCTCATCGTGCGGCAGTCGTTCGCGCACGCGTGGACGGAAGTATGGCTCGACGGAGAAGGTTGGCGGCGCGTCGACCCGACCGGCGTCGTGTCGCCCGCGCGTCTTTCCGGCGACGTCGCGCGCAGCGTCACGGACCCGGCGGCGCTTCCTCCCTTGTCACGCGGCGCGAACTCCCTGCTCTCGCGGCTCAGCTTGCGCATCGATGCGCTCCAGACGGCGTGGAACGACCTCGTCGCCTATGACGGAGGCGCGCAAGCGGCGCTCCTCGCCAGCATCGGGCTCGCCAAGGCGGGTGGGGCGTCGCTTCTGCTGCTGTGCGTCGCCGTCGTCGTCCTCGCCACCTTGCCGATGCTGTTCGTCGTGCGCGGCCGCGTGGCGCGGCCCGATCCGCTCGTCGTCGCCTTCGACCTCCTCGCGCGTCGCGTCGGCGTGGACCGCTCGCCTTCGGAATCGGCGGGCGCGTACGCGGCGCGCGTGGCGAGCGTCAAGCCGGACGTGGCGCGCGACGTGCGGGCCCTCGCCCACGAGTACGAAACGCTGCGCTACGGACGAGGCGCGAACGCCGACAGCGTTCGCGCGTTCGTGCGAAAAGTTCGTCGCTTTCGCGCCCGAGGGTGA
- a CDS encoding mismatch-specific DNA-glycosylase — MLRDGLILVFCGTAPSPASAKAKAYYAHPHNKFWRVLFDVGLTATRLAPSEYPNLLDLDIGLTDVAKRHFGIDSKLPKDAFAPDELLGKLEHYRPRLLAFTSKRAASEALGVPTGKLPYGRQERTLANVELWVLPSTSPLGDNHFRLEPWQAIAERYRDLRADES, encoded by the coding sequence TTGCTGCGCGACGGGTTGATCCTCGTCTTTTGCGGCACGGCGCCCAGTCCGGCGTCCGCGAAGGCCAAAGCGTACTACGCCCATCCGCACAACAAGTTTTGGCGCGTTCTCTTCGACGTCGGCCTCACGGCGACGCGCTTGGCTCCGAGCGAGTACCCGAACCTGCTCGACCTCGACATCGGGCTCACGGACGTCGCCAAGCGCCACTTCGGCATCGACAGCAAACTTCCCAAGGACGCCTTCGCGCCGGACGAACTTCTCGGAAAGCTCGAACACTATCGACCCCGGCTCCTCGCCTTCACCAGCAAGCGCGCCGCGTCCGAGGCGCTCGGCGTGCCCACCGGCAAACTGCCCTACGGCCGCCAGGAACGCACCCTCGCGAACGTCGAACTTTGGGTTTTGCCGTCCACGAGCCCGCTCGGCGACAACCACTTCCGCCTCGAACCGTGGCAAGCGATCGCCGAGCGGTACCGCGACTTGCGGGCGGACGAGTCGTGA
- a CDS encoding sulfite oxidase-like oxidoreductase produces the protein MLGKFFKKPDGDMGGRVPPGQALTTRFPVLTYGPTPRIEPNNVEIRVWGLAEETRFTWDDLMAMPQTTHTYDIHCVTHWSKFDTAWTGVTVPELMKRVTLKPGATHVMIHSYGGYTTNLSLEDFVRDLNLLAHTFDGAPLETDHGGPMRLVVPHLYFWKSAKWISGLEFMPHDEPGFWERNGYHLRGDPFKEERYDDD, from the coding sequence ATGCTCGGCAAGTTCTTCAAGAAACCCGACGGCGACATGGGCGGGCGCGTACCGCCCGGTCAAGCCCTCACCACGCGCTTTCCCGTCCTCACGTACGGTCCGACGCCACGCATCGAACCCAACAACGTCGAGATTCGCGTGTGGGGCCTCGCGGAGGAGACCCGATTCACGTGGGACGACCTCATGGCCATGCCGCAGACGACCCACACCTACGACATCCACTGCGTCACGCACTGGAGCAAATTCGACACGGCTTGGACGGGCGTGACCGTACCCGAACTCATGAAGCGCGTCACCCTCAAGCCCGGCGCGACGCACGTCATGATCCACTCGTACGGCGGTTACACCACGAACCTCTCGCTCGAAGACTTCGTGCGTGACCTCAACCTGCTCGCCCACACCTTCGACGGCGCTCCGCTCGAAACCGACCACGGCGGTCCCATGCGGCTCGTCGTGCCGCACTTGTACTTCTGGAAGAGCGCCAAATGGATCTCGGGTTTGGAGTTCATGCCGCACGACGAGCCCGGCTTTTGGGAACGTAACGGCTACCACCTGCGCGGCGATCCCTTCAAAGAGGAACGCTACGACGACGACTGA